A genome region from Primulina eburnea isolate SZY01 chromosome 9, ASM2296580v1, whole genome shotgun sequence includes the following:
- the LOC140841397 gene encoding uncharacterized protein has protein sequence MDFTTEWKSRWTVSSTFSPPSFLSEKNPNSPIGPLIFTPKPNSPTSQLLHSPSLAPRLPPRYPDLSLGRVLQNCDSVPSTAASISSVIGPLLPDHYSLFHGFNSLQLLQIPSKNALIAFFPTGENFDRVGFTLFHVKDGILSPDSKMKDFFQLAREGCENHMRITRLMVNPVDDGDDDGDVNNAIRRNNVVGFLMVGTNFSVYWYKIGISTVGKCSEFSVCLDYLGYGNAKMFKGNAVVSVSWSPYLREECLVLLENGDLLLFDVNYLCGKRSKLMHLVSAKKRIICKKMHVSLNNKLKLEKAEDRNEGRWFACEFCWHPKVFIVSHHKGVFLVDLRSAGECNVCCLLKLETLAVVKNDEFVALSRASSDGFFFSVATRCLLLLCDVRKPLVPVLRWAHGLQNPRYMTVIRLSELRANAENDKHKLASESGRCIFLGSFWDNEFDTFCYGPHINNGKNSVYSEVTKVCDLYNSWGLPSKLSLSGRDCDCGSFLVREELSKSSLPIWTDWRQKKQSVLGFGILDANLFAKLSTPYNLGGFILIRLMSSGKLEAQQFHVSWESHRCSDMAYRRINIDLEENLLYLMDGSEYGGKKKFHHLKFEFLNAYLKDNLAQYIVKRREKREEMSETDQDKFKVESNFNLGHEICATLKDFGLPNVRSSMAVSDILKDINFPTSIHDIALRKIWETLSTNLLRLAFSPYMHFLKNLEKHQEPLEFLGIPDQLQALPFLRRRPSSRSNKWSRKVKPSDATVGPLLPPQFLTIFHKLCTDERKMEGELQLEETEEFSANSLFKLECDKIMEAVQDHIRDSDTKTLGDDFVSLADDKDEISYMATNSKFSYHKPLAFSERPFIGVDEKPGLVNSIFTNHVIRRNQELYDISVVTIGQELFDVGCPVALKFEDRAMNFGQKELELYQNLKKWDLNFQKKFKPYQDYISRLKELK, from the coding sequence ATGGACTTCACGACAGAGTGGAAGTCCCGGTGGACAGTATCTTCCACCTTCTCACCTCCTTCGTTTCTTTCAGAAAAGAATCCCAATTCTCCCATCGGTCCCCTAATCTTCACCCCAAAGCCTAATTCCCCCACCTCTCAACTCCTTCACTCTCCATCGCTCGCACCTCGCCTTCCACCACGTTACCCTGACCTCTCACTCGGCAGAGTCCTCCAAAATTGTGATTCTGTTCCATCCACCGCCGCCTCTATTTCCTCTGTTATTGGTCCTCTGCTTCCAGACCACTATTCCCTCTTCCACGGCTTCAATTCCTTACAATTACTCCAAATTCCTTCTAAGAATGCGCTGATTGCATTTTTCCCGACGGGAGAGAATTTTGACCGAGTTGGCTTTACCTTATTTCATGTTAAAGATGGGATTCTAAGTCCTGATTCCAAGATGAAGGATTTTTTCCAGTTAGCGAGAGAGGGTTGCGAGAATCATATGCGAATTACACGATTGATGGTTAACCCAGTTGATGATGGTGATGATGATGGCGATGTAAATAATGCTATTAGGCGTAATAATGTAGTTGGGTTTTTAATGGTTGGTACTAATTTTTCTGTTTATTGGTATAAAATTGGAATTAGTACTGTTGGTAAATGTAGTGAGTTTTCTGTTTGCTTGGATTATCTGGGCTATGGAAATGCGAAGATGTTTAAGGGTAATGCAGTTGTGAGTGTCTCTTGGAGTCCATATTTGAGGGAAGAGTGTTTAGTGTTGTTGGAGAATGGAGATTTATTGTTGTTTGATGTTAATTATTTGTGTGGCAAAAGGTCTAAATTAATGCATTTGGTTAGTGCAAAGAAAAGGATCATTTGTAAAAAGATGCATGTCTCCTTGAATAACAAGCTCAAGCTGGAGAAGGCAGAAGATCGCAACGAAGGGCGATGGTTTGCTTGTGAGTTTTGTTGGCATCCTAAGGTATTTATTGTTTCTCATCACAAAGGGGTGTTCTTGGTTGATTTGAGGTCTGCTGGGGAGTGCAATGTCTGTTGTCTACTAAAGCTTGAGACGTTAGCGGTGGTGAAGAATGATGAATTTGTAGCACTTTCAAGGGCAAGTTCTGATGGATTTTTCTTTAGTGTAGCTACAAGATGCCTCCTACTTCTTTGTGATGTACGGAAACCACTGGTTCCGGTCTTACGGTGGGCTCATGGTCTTCAGAATCCACGATATATGACTGTCATTAGATTATCAGAGTTGAGGGCTAATGCAGAAAATGATAAGCACAAGTTGGCATCAGAATCAGGTCGTTGCATTTTTCTCGGATCATTTTGGGACAATGAGTTTGATACCTTTTGTTACGGTCCTCATATAAACAACGGAAAGAATTCTGTTTATTCTGAAGTTACAAAAGTTTGTGACTTGTATAATTCGTGGGGACTCCCTTCCAAGCTTTCATTGTCAGGCCGTGATTGTGATTGTGGTAGTTTCCTTGTGAGAGAGGAACTCTCCAAATCCTCTCTCCCCATTTGGACTGATTGGAGGCAGAAAAAACAGTCAGTTTTGGGGTTTGGCATTCTTGATGCAAATCTTTTTGCAAAGTTGTCCACACCTTATAATCTTGGTGGATTTATACTAATCAGGCTAATGTCATCAGGGAAGTTAGAAGCACAACAATTCCATGTTTCATGGGAATCTCACAGATGTTCGGATATGGCTTACAGGAGGATAAATATAGATTTGGAGGAAAATCTTTTGTATCTGATGGACGGTTCGGAATATGGTGGGAAAAAGAAATTTCACCACCTGAAATTTGAATTTCTAAACGCCTACTTGAAAGATAATCTAGCCCAATACATAgttaaaagaagagaaaaaaggGAAGAGATGAGTGAAACTGACCAAGACAAGTTTAAGGTTGAATCGAACTTTAATTTGGGTCATGAAATATGTGCTACATTGAAAGATTTTGGGCTTCCAAATGTGAGATCTTCTATGGCAGTTTCTGATATATTGAAAGATATTAATTTTCCGACAAGCATACATGATATTGCTTTAAGAAAGATTTGGGAAACTTTGTCAACAAATTTGTTGCGATTGGCTTTCTCCCCTTACATGCattttctcaagaatctcgagAAACATCAGGAACCCTTGGAGTTCCTGGGCATACCCGATCAACTTCAAGCTCTTCCATTTCTTCGTAGAAGACCATCGAGCCGCAGCAACAAATGGTCTCGCAAAGTGAAGCCGTCTGATGCAACAGTAGGCCCACTTCTCCCTCCTCAATTTTTGACCATCTTTCATAAACTTTGCACCGATGAACGAAAGATGGAAGGAGAGCTCCAACTGGAAGAAACAGAAGAGTTCTCAGCTAATTCTCTCTTCAAACTTGAGTGTGATAAAATTATGGAAGCTGTCCAAGATCATATTAGAGATTCTGATACTAAAACTCTTGGTGATGATTTTGTTTCTCTTGCCGATGATAAAGATGAGATAAGCTACATGGCTACAAATTCAAAGTTCTCTTACCACAAACCACTAGCATTCTCAGAACGTCCTTTCATTGGAGTTGATGAAAAACCTGGCTTGGTGAATAGTATATTTACAAACCATGTTATCAGGAGAAACCAAGAGCTATATGATATTAGTGTGGTGACAATAGGACAAGAGCTGTTTGATGTTGGGTGCCCAGTGGCACTGAAGTTTGAAGACCGTGCAATGAACTTCGGGCAGAAGGAGCTGGAGCTGTACCAAAATTTGAAGAAGTGGGACTTAAACTTTCAAAAAAAGTTTAAGCCATATCAGGATTATATTTCCAGACTCAAAGAACTGAAATAA